Sequence from the Melanotaenia boesemani isolate fMelBoe1 chromosome 21, fMelBoe1.pri, whole genome shotgun sequence genome:
GCACTGAACCTGTCGCACTGGGTGGTCAGGAGCTCCTCAAGGCTGGAGAGGGAAAAAGCAGGAAATGAGTGTGAGAGATGCCAAAGACAGCTCAGATTTGTGATAGAAGTTAAATGTAAAAGCTCTTACAATTCTTTCTTGATGGCGCCAGTACCCTCGGGGTCCAGGACCTTGAAAGCGCTCACAATAACGTCCTCGGGATCAGCACCTAAGAGTAAACGAAAGTAATGTTGGTCtcaattaaatataaattaaataaatttaattaaaaaaaagaagtatttatGATGATAATTACTTAGAGGATCTTTATCAGTAAAATAAGAGAAGAAATCACCCCTTACAGCGATTAATATTTCCTAGTATCAAACAAAGGAACAAGCAAGAGAGGACTGAATACACACCCTTCAGCTTCTCGCCGAACATGGTCAGGAAGACAGTGAAGTTGATGGGGCCGCTGGCCTCCTTCACCATGGCTTCCAGCTCCTCATTCTTCACATTCAGTTGGCCCATGGTGGCCAGCACGTCCCTGAGGTCGTCCTTGCTGATGATGCCATCTCTGTTCTGGTCGATGATTGTGAAAGCCTTCCGGAGAAAGTGTTGGAAGAAGAGAGTGATTAGTCAAACATTATCAaaaattttgtgtgtgtgttgcttccGCAAACATCCAGGTTATTAAAACAGCAAAATCAGAGATTTTCACATTTCTCTCAACCTCTTGTAATAAGACTTGTTAATCGTGATGATAAGTGGGAGACAGTCTGCCAACATAAACGCGTAAATGTGTAGCTGTTATCCACTTCTCTTGCCACATAACCATGCATACTACCCAGTGAAACCAAAGAGGGCATTGCAATCCTTTTAGGACTTGGCAGCTGGTTGGCCACTTGTCTCTCTAAGGTGTTAAAATGGTTTTGGAATGTGAGACAAGCCCCTTGCGACATTTAAGGAGAAGGTATTGATTACAGCTGTCATCCTTTTGCCTTGTGACTGAATCTTCTGACCATGTTACCAATGTTCTTTCACCTTTTGAGACCTCCAAAGGGGATGGCTAAGCTACTGTTGCCTCAGTATGCGCTTTCATCTTTACTAGCATACTACAGGAATATTTGGAGCAAATCAACAATGTTAGACTTTGTAATCCCAAAGTGTAGACTCGTCTTTAGATCTAGAGACAAATGTTTTCTTACTATTTTTGCTTTAAGCCTCTCTTTTCTGCTTTGATTAATTTGACTTTCCACCAGCTGTTGGGCTGCATTCCAGTGGAGTCACAGTGCTAGTATCTCCAAGGAGAATTACCGAGCAAGCACAGGGGAGACGTTGCGGCTGTCATCGGAATAGCTTAGATTTACTGTTCTGTCATACTGATGAGGACATTTTTGCCAACATGCAGCCACGCTTATTGGATCAACATCAGTCAGAAGCCCTCTTCATGGTCAAATAATACACAGAGATGCAAGAATTACAAAGAACATCAAATTTGGCTACCAAAAATCTTCATCTCTGCAAGTGTGTGAGATGTGATGGAGAAAATGTTACCTCCTTGTACTCCTGAATCTGGCTCTGCTCAAACATGGAGAACACGTTGGAGGATCCACCCTCACCctgctgctgcctcctcttGGCCTTCTTGGGTGCCTGGGAGACAATAAAAGGTAAAAGACATTTCAAGGATACAAATAATAAACTGCACAGAACCTGGCTAAATCTGCTTAAAatcatcaaaaacaaacaaacaaaaagacaagaacAAATAGACCCAAATGTGTCCTAACCGTGGAATTTGCTCTTAGATAACTAAATCCCACTTCAGGCTTTTTTTCCCATTTGAAATATCTTTTAAAActataaatcaattaaaagtaatttatgAAAATTTAATATAGTTTATGGAATCAATTACCATGTATTTGATTTAGAGGATGCAAACAATAAGGCAAAGATGCCCAAATAAACCTTGTTTCAATATTTCATTATGATTCGGGTTTGTAGCCAAACATTAGCTCAAGCCAGCAGATAAACATTCATACTGGGTCCAAATCCAAAAGTGGGAGACTCGATTTAAGAGACAATTTCACTTCATGTGATGCTGGTAATCCACATGGCAATTGTATCAGTGATGCGCATCTCATCAGCTTTTAAAGTTGAGAAGAGATCCTAGAGACTGTTCTCCCAAGGCATCTGGCCACACTCACCATCTCTCAAGTTTGTGGAGTTGTTGGTGGTCAAGAAGAGAAGCCTACGCCAAGCCGATGTGACTGACATGTATGTATTGGCCCCTTGGGGCCTTATATACTAGCCCACGAGGGCTAACTTTAGCCACACCATCAGGTTTGGCAGGAAAGCAGAGCTGAGGGAGAGTAAGAGAAACAGGGAGGAATGAGGAGGTGGCTTTGCAGATCAGCTTACTGACACTCCAAAATAGGTTGCAGGAGTCTTGGAATGAGGTGAATTCAATGCCAACAGACAGGTCTGACTTTGGTGTCAACTGTGGACAAATAAGGCCAAACAGACGCACAGAACATACTGAGGGACAACTGAATT
This genomic interval carries:
- the mylpfb gene encoding myosin light chain, phosphorylatable, fast skeletal muscle b isoform X1; translation: MAPKKAKRRQQQGEGGSSNVFSMFEQSQIQEYKEAFTIIDQNRDGIISKDDLRDVLATMGQLNVKNEELEAMVKEASGPINFTVFLTMFGEKLKGADPEDVIVSAFKVLDPEGTGAIKKEFLEELLTTQCDRFSAEEMTNLWAAFPPDVAGNVDYKNICYVITHGEEKEE
- the mylpfb gene encoding myosin light chain, phosphorylatable, fast skeletal muscle b isoform X3; the encoded protein is MAPKKAKRRQQQGEGGSSNVFSMFEQSQIQEYKEAFTIIDQNRDGIISKDDLRDVLATMGQLNVKNEELEAMVKEASGPINFTVFLTMFGEKLKGADPEDVIVSAFKVLDPEGTGAIKKEFLEELLTTQCDRFSAEEMTNLWAAFPPDVAGNVDYKNICYVITHGEEKEE